From Quercus lobata isolate SW786 chromosome 1, ValleyOak3.0 Primary Assembly, whole genome shotgun sequence, one genomic window encodes:
- the LOC115984346 gene encoding probable LRR receptor-like serine/threonine-protein kinase At1g06840 isoform X1 → MYLLKAWTYGLLIVAWLCCSSLLIGAQDTRITNPDEVKALQAIKSRLIDPNGNLSNWDRGDPCTSKWTGIVCHNTSLDDGYLHVDQLLLLNMNLSGSLAPELGQLSNLTILDFMWNNISGSIPKEIGNITSLFLLLLNGNQLTGPLPEELGYLPNLDRIQIDQNHISGPLPKSFAFLNKTKHFHMNNNSISGQIPPELSRLPMLVHFLLDNNNLSGSLPPQFSELPNLLIIQLDNNNFDGTTIPTSYGNMSKLLKLSLRNCSLQGPIPDLSRIPQLGYIDLSSNQLNGTIPQNRLSANITTVDLSNNNLTGTIPANFSGLPLLQKLSLANNSLNGLVSSAIWDNRPSNAKGNLTVELQNNNLSNITGSTALPLNVTVWLRGNPLCNSNVNVQFCQPENDTQSLTNSTSVPIPTVCPPSYECSSTSTQICVCAAPLIVEYRLKSPGFTDFRPYIDDFEVYMTEGLHLLLNQLDFKNLWAWEEGPRLKITLKFFPDNTSKFNSSELQRITTNFTSWKIPDSDIFGPYELLGLDLLDVYKSEVGNSPSSGISKRALAGIVVGTVAGAVILSVIVSLLILRVHSRKHHAVSKRRHLTASRTTMKIDGVKDFTYGEMALATNNFNSSAQVGQGGYGKVYKGILADGTLVAIKRAQEGSLQGEREFLTEIELLSRLHHRNLVSLIGFCDEEGEQMLVYEFMSNGTLRDHLSVKSTEPLSFAMRLKISLASSKGILYLHTEANPPIFHRDIKASNILLDSKYTAKVADFGLSRLAPVPDIEGDLPAHVSTVVKGTPGYLDPEYFLTHKLTDKSDVYSLGVVFLELLTGMHPISHGKNIVREVNVAYQSGMIFSVIDDRMGSYPSECVVKFLTLALKCCEDETDARPSMAEVVRELENIWLLMPDSDIKTTDPMLSGSEKAMTSPSSSSNVKNPFVSSDVSGSDLVSGVVPSITPR, encoded by the exons ATGTATCTGTTAAAAGCTTGGACGTATGGATTACTTATTGTTGCATGGTTGTGTTGTTCCTCACTACTTATCGGAGCTCAGGATACTCGGATTACCAACCCGGATGAAG TGAAGGCATTGCAGGCCATCAAGAGCAGATTGATAGATCCCAATGGGAATCTGAGTAACTGGGATCGAGGAGATCCATGTACATCAAAATGGACAGGAATTGTGTGCCACAATACATCGTTAGATGATGGATATCTACATGTAGATCAATT GTTACtattaaatatgaatttgtCAGGAAGTTTAGCACCAGAGCTTGGCCAGTTATCGAATTTGACTATATT GGATTTTATGTGGAACAACATAAGTGGGAGTATACCAAAGGAGATAGGCAATATTACGTCTTTGTTTCTCTT GCTTCTGAATGGAAACCAATTAACAGGTCCCTTGCCTGAAGAGCTCGGTTATCTTCCAAACTTGGATAGAATACAAATTGACCAAAACCATATATCAGGACCACTACCTAAATCATTTGCATTCTTGAACAAAACAAAGCACTT TCACATGAACAACAATTCGATCAGTGGGCAAATCCCACCTGAGCTATCCAGATTACCAATGCTTGTTCACTT CCTACTTgataataacaacttatcaggGTCTCTTCCTCCACAGTTCTCCGAACTGCCAAATTTACTGATAAT CCAACTTGATAACAATAACTTTGATGGGACTACAATTCCAACTTCTTATGGCAACATGTCTAAATTGCTGAAGTT GAGTCTTAGGAACTGCAGTTTGCAAGGACCAATTCCTGATTTGAGTCGAATACCACAGCTTGGTTATAT AGATCTTAGTTCAAATCAGCTAAATGGAACCATACCTCAAAACAGACTTTCTGCGAATATCACGACTGT CGATTTATCTAACAACAATCTTACGGGAACAATTCCTGCAAACTTTTCGggtcttcctcttcttcagaAATT GTCACTTGCAAATAATTCATTGAACGGTTTAGTTTCATCCGCCATTTGGGATAATAGGCCTTCGAATGCAAAGGGAAACCTTACAGT GGAGTTGCAGAATAATAATCTTTCAAATATTACTGGCAGTACTGCTCTACCTTTGAATGTCACTGTCTG GCTTCGAGGGAATCCCTTATGCAACAGCAATGTAAATGTTCAGTTCTGTCAACCTGAAAATGACACTCAGAGTTTAACAAATTCCACTTCTGTTCCTATCCCTACAGTATGCCCACCCTCTTACGAATGTTCCTCCACATCTACTCAAATTTGTGTCTGTGCTGCCCCTCTGATTGTTGAATATCGGTTGAAGAGTCCTGGATTCACAGATTTTCGTCCATACATAGATGACTTTGAAGTGTACATGACAGAAGGTCTTCATTTATTACTTAATCAGCTGGACTTCAAAAATTTATGGGCATGGGAAGAAGGACCTCGACTGAAGATAACCTTGAAGTTTTTTCCTGACAACACCTCCAAATTCAATAGTAGCGAGCTTCAGCGAATCACGACCAACTTCACATCATGGAAAATTCCTGATAGTGACATATTTGGACCTTATGAACTTCTCGGCCTCGATCTCCTGGATGTTTATAAATCTG AGGTTGGCAACTCTCCAAGCTCTGGTATAAGCAAGCGTGCATTGGCTGGCATAGTGGTGGGGACTGTTGCAGGTGCAGTTATATTGTCTGTAATTGTTTCTCTTCTGATATTGAGAGTGCACTCGAGGAAGCACCATGCAGTTTCAAAACGACGTCATC TTACAGCGTCTAGGACCACCATGAAAATTGATGGTGTGAAGGATTTCACTTATGGAGAAATGGCTCTGGCTACAAACAACTTTAACAGCTCTGCTCAGGTTGGCCAAGGAGGGTATGGGAAGGTTTATAAAGGCATTCTAGCTGATGGTACACTTGTGGCCATAAAACGTGCACAAGAGGGATCTTTACAGGGTGAAAGGGAGTTCTTGACAGAGATAGAATTGTTGTCAAGGTTACATCATCGAAACCTTGTGTCTTTGATTGGATTTTGTGATGAAGAAGGTGAACAG ATGTTGGTCTATGAGTTCATGTCAAATGGTACTCTAAGGGATCACCTTTCTG TTAAGTCTACAGAACCTCTGAGTTTTGCTATGAGATTGAAAATTTCCCTGGCATCATCTAAGGGCATCCTCTACCTACATACGGAAGCTAATCCCCCAATATTTCACCGAGATATCAAGGCTAGCAACATATTATTGGACTCTAAGTATACAGCAAAAGTTGCTGATTTTGGGCTTTCCCGACTTGCACCAGTTCCAGATATTGAAGGGGATTTGCCTGCTCATGTATCCACAGTTGTGAAGGGAACACCA GGTTACCTAGATCCGGAGTATTTCTTAACTCATAAACTGACAGACAAGAGTGATGTCTATAGCCTTGGTGTTGTATTTCTGGAACTCCTGACGGGGATGCATCCGATCTCACATGGCAAAAACATAGTTAGAGAG GTTAATGTCGCATATCAATCTGGTATGATCTTTTCTGTTATTGATGATCGAATGGGATCTTATCCTTCTGAATGTGTGGTGAAATTTTTGACATTGGCTCTCAAGTGTTGTGAAGATGAGACAGATGCTAGACCTTCAATGGCAGAGGTGGTCCGAGAACTTGAAAATATATGGCTTCTGATGCCTGATTCTGACATTAAAACAACAGATCCTATGCTCTCAGGTTCTGAAAAGGCAATGACTTCACCATCATCATCCTCTAATGTGAAGAATCCTTTTGTGTCATCAGATGTATCTGGCAGTGACCTTGTTAGTGGAGTCGTTCCATCCATCACGCCTAGATAG
- the LOC115984346 gene encoding probable LRR receptor-like serine/threonine-protein kinase At1g06840 isoform X2, whose amino-acid sequence MYLLKAWTYGLLIVAWLCCSSLLIGAQDTRITNPDEVKALQAIKSRLIDPNGNLSNWDRGDPCTSKWTGIVCHNTSLDDGYLHVDQLLLLNMNLSGSLAPELGQLSNLTILDFMWNNISGSIPKEIGNITSLFLLLLNGNQLTGPLPEELGYLPNLDRIQIDQNHISGPLPKSFAFLNKTKHFHMNNNSISGQIPPELSRLPMLVHFLLDNNNLSGSLPPQFSELPNLLIIQLDNNNFDGTTIPTSYGNMSKLLKLSLRNCSLQGPIPDLSRIPQLGYIDLSSNQLNGTIPQNRLSANITTVDLSNNNLTGTIPANFSGLPLLQKLSLANNSLNGLVSSAIWDNRPSNAKGNLTVELQNNNLSNITGSTALPLNVTVWLRGNPLCNSNVNVQFCQPENDTQSLTNSTSVPIPTVCPPSYECSSTSTQICVCAAPLIVEYRLKSPGFTDFRPYIDDFEVYMTEGLHLLLNQLDFKNLWAWEEGPRLKITLKFFPDNTSKFNSSELQRITTNFTSWKIPDSDIFGPYELLGLDLLDVYKSEVGNSPSSGISKRALAGIVVGTVAGAVILSVIVSLLILRVHSRKHHAVSKRRHPSRTTMKIDGVKDFTYGEMALATNNFNSSAQVGQGGYGKVYKGILADGTLVAIKRAQEGSLQGEREFLTEIELLSRLHHRNLVSLIGFCDEEGEQMLVYEFMSNGTLRDHLSVKSTEPLSFAMRLKISLASSKGILYLHTEANPPIFHRDIKASNILLDSKYTAKVADFGLSRLAPVPDIEGDLPAHVSTVVKGTPGYLDPEYFLTHKLTDKSDVYSLGVVFLELLTGMHPISHGKNIVREVNVAYQSGMIFSVIDDRMGSYPSECVVKFLTLALKCCEDETDARPSMAEVVRELENIWLLMPDSDIKTTDPMLSGSEKAMTSPSSSSNVKNPFVSSDVSGSDLVSGVVPSITPR is encoded by the exons ATGTATCTGTTAAAAGCTTGGACGTATGGATTACTTATTGTTGCATGGTTGTGTTGTTCCTCACTACTTATCGGAGCTCAGGATACTCGGATTACCAACCCGGATGAAG TGAAGGCATTGCAGGCCATCAAGAGCAGATTGATAGATCCCAATGGGAATCTGAGTAACTGGGATCGAGGAGATCCATGTACATCAAAATGGACAGGAATTGTGTGCCACAATACATCGTTAGATGATGGATATCTACATGTAGATCAATT GTTACtattaaatatgaatttgtCAGGAAGTTTAGCACCAGAGCTTGGCCAGTTATCGAATTTGACTATATT GGATTTTATGTGGAACAACATAAGTGGGAGTATACCAAAGGAGATAGGCAATATTACGTCTTTGTTTCTCTT GCTTCTGAATGGAAACCAATTAACAGGTCCCTTGCCTGAAGAGCTCGGTTATCTTCCAAACTTGGATAGAATACAAATTGACCAAAACCATATATCAGGACCACTACCTAAATCATTTGCATTCTTGAACAAAACAAAGCACTT TCACATGAACAACAATTCGATCAGTGGGCAAATCCCACCTGAGCTATCCAGATTACCAATGCTTGTTCACTT CCTACTTgataataacaacttatcaggGTCTCTTCCTCCACAGTTCTCCGAACTGCCAAATTTACTGATAAT CCAACTTGATAACAATAACTTTGATGGGACTACAATTCCAACTTCTTATGGCAACATGTCTAAATTGCTGAAGTT GAGTCTTAGGAACTGCAGTTTGCAAGGACCAATTCCTGATTTGAGTCGAATACCACAGCTTGGTTATAT AGATCTTAGTTCAAATCAGCTAAATGGAACCATACCTCAAAACAGACTTTCTGCGAATATCACGACTGT CGATTTATCTAACAACAATCTTACGGGAACAATTCCTGCAAACTTTTCGggtcttcctcttcttcagaAATT GTCACTTGCAAATAATTCATTGAACGGTTTAGTTTCATCCGCCATTTGGGATAATAGGCCTTCGAATGCAAAGGGAAACCTTACAGT GGAGTTGCAGAATAATAATCTTTCAAATATTACTGGCAGTACTGCTCTACCTTTGAATGTCACTGTCTG GCTTCGAGGGAATCCCTTATGCAACAGCAATGTAAATGTTCAGTTCTGTCAACCTGAAAATGACACTCAGAGTTTAACAAATTCCACTTCTGTTCCTATCCCTACAGTATGCCCACCCTCTTACGAATGTTCCTCCACATCTACTCAAATTTGTGTCTGTGCTGCCCCTCTGATTGTTGAATATCGGTTGAAGAGTCCTGGATTCACAGATTTTCGTCCATACATAGATGACTTTGAAGTGTACATGACAGAAGGTCTTCATTTATTACTTAATCAGCTGGACTTCAAAAATTTATGGGCATGGGAAGAAGGACCTCGACTGAAGATAACCTTGAAGTTTTTTCCTGACAACACCTCCAAATTCAATAGTAGCGAGCTTCAGCGAATCACGACCAACTTCACATCATGGAAAATTCCTGATAGTGACATATTTGGACCTTATGAACTTCTCGGCCTCGATCTCCTGGATGTTTATAAATCTG AGGTTGGCAACTCTCCAAGCTCTGGTATAAGCAAGCGTGCATTGGCTGGCATAGTGGTGGGGACTGTTGCAGGTGCAGTTATATTGTCTGTAATTGTTTCTCTTCTGATATTGAGAGTGCACTCGAGGAAGCACCATGCAGTTTCAAAACGACGTCATC CGTCTAGGACCACCATGAAAATTGATGGTGTGAAGGATTTCACTTATGGAGAAATGGCTCTGGCTACAAACAACTTTAACAGCTCTGCTCAGGTTGGCCAAGGAGGGTATGGGAAGGTTTATAAAGGCATTCTAGCTGATGGTACACTTGTGGCCATAAAACGTGCACAAGAGGGATCTTTACAGGGTGAAAGGGAGTTCTTGACAGAGATAGAATTGTTGTCAAGGTTACATCATCGAAACCTTGTGTCTTTGATTGGATTTTGTGATGAAGAAGGTGAACAG ATGTTGGTCTATGAGTTCATGTCAAATGGTACTCTAAGGGATCACCTTTCTG TTAAGTCTACAGAACCTCTGAGTTTTGCTATGAGATTGAAAATTTCCCTGGCATCATCTAAGGGCATCCTCTACCTACATACGGAAGCTAATCCCCCAATATTTCACCGAGATATCAAGGCTAGCAACATATTATTGGACTCTAAGTATACAGCAAAAGTTGCTGATTTTGGGCTTTCCCGACTTGCACCAGTTCCAGATATTGAAGGGGATTTGCCTGCTCATGTATCCACAGTTGTGAAGGGAACACCA GGTTACCTAGATCCGGAGTATTTCTTAACTCATAAACTGACAGACAAGAGTGATGTCTATAGCCTTGGTGTTGTATTTCTGGAACTCCTGACGGGGATGCATCCGATCTCACATGGCAAAAACATAGTTAGAGAG GTTAATGTCGCATATCAATCTGGTATGATCTTTTCTGTTATTGATGATCGAATGGGATCTTATCCTTCTGAATGTGTGGTGAAATTTTTGACATTGGCTCTCAAGTGTTGTGAAGATGAGACAGATGCTAGACCTTCAATGGCAGAGGTGGTCCGAGAACTTGAAAATATATGGCTTCTGATGCCTGATTCTGACATTAAAACAACAGATCCTATGCTCTCAGGTTCTGAAAAGGCAATGACTTCACCATCATCATCCTCTAATGTGAAGAATCCTTTTGTGTCATCAGATGTATCTGGCAGTGACCTTGTTAGTGGAGTCGTTCCATCCATCACGCCTAGATAG